The Scomber japonicus isolate fScoJap1 chromosome 8, fScoJap1.pri, whole genome shotgun sequence genome has a segment encoding these proteins:
- the aup1 gene encoding lipid droplet-regulating VLDL assembly factor AUP1, with amino-acid sequence METRGAEDMFDFRRFPKDALVLLLLTVYFPVGICLMLIRIFIGVHVFLVSCALPESFVRRFIVRVMCSVLGMHVRQKNPRSRDKNTKLYICNHVTEFDHNVINLLTPCSTPQLEGSTGFVCWARGFMEIHSASGQGAIGESLQRYCSTEGTPPLLLFPEEDTTNGRAGLLKFSSWPFSLTDSIQPVALRVTRPLIALSTPDSSWLMELLWTFFAPCTVYHVSWLPTVSRQDGESTQEFANKVQELLACELGLVATKITKADKAEHIKRKRHIVPQTSTAVRPGSIGLGFMVQSLGTDDHRIAKMAQQVMDVLPHVPLNVITKDLAKTNCVDTTITNLLENKEEMPMEATGTSAYGSSMNSSYSSGSAPTLKPAAKSFGKSPTDRHLSLQERKEALYNFARRRYIEKHGLDQEDSH; translated from the exons ATGGAGACTCGGGGGGCTGAAGACATGTTTGACTTTCGTCG GTTTCCCAAAGATGCGCTTGTTCTCTTGCTGTTGACGGTTTACTTTCCAGTTGGCATTTGTTTGATGTTAATACGGATTTTTATCGGTGTTCATGTGTTCCTGGTCAGCTGTGCACTTCCAGAAAGTTTTGTTAGAAG ATTTATTGTGAGGGTGATGTGCTCAGTCCTGGGGATGCATGTGAGACAGAAGAACCCCCGCTCCAGAGACAAAAATACCAAGCTGTACATATGCAATCATGTGACAGAGTTCGATCACAACGTAATCAACCTCCTGACCCCCTGCAGTACT CCTCAGCTAGAGGGCTCCACAGGCTTTGTGTGTTGGGCCAGAGGTTTCATGGAGATCCATTCAGCATCTGGCCAGGGAGCGATAGGAGAGTCTCTTCAGAGGTACTGCTCCACTGAAGGCACCCCACCTTTGCTCCTGTTCCCTGAGGAGGACACCACAAACGGCCGCGCTGGCCTGCTCAAGTTCAG CTCCTGGCCATTCTCTCTGACAGATTCCATTCAACCTGTGGCCTTACGGGTGACCAGACCATTGATCGCTTTG AGCACACCAGATTCCAGCTGGCTGATGGAGCTTTTGTGGACATTTTTTGCCCCATGTACAGTGTATCATGTAAG TTGGCTCCCGACAGTATCCAGACAAGATGGCGAGTCCACGCAGGAGTTTGCCAACAAAGTCCAGGAG CTGCTGGCCTGTGAACTCGGCTTGGTCGCTACAAAGATCACCAAAGCCGATAAAGCAGAGCACATCAAGAGGAAAAGACACATCGTACCACAAACATCTACAG CTGTCAGACCAGGCTCTATTGGACTTGGCTTCATGGTCCAGAGCCTGGGAACGGATGACCACAGGATTGCTAAGATGGCCCAACAGGTGATGGACGTGCTGCCTCATGTCCCACTGAATGTCATCACAAAGGACTTAG CAAAAACCAATTGTGTTGACACCACCATAACAAATCTGCTGGAGAACAAGGAGGAAATGCCAATGGAAGCTACCGGGACGTCAGCATACGGGTCCTCTATGAACAGCTCCTATTCCTCTGGTTCTGCTCCTACCCTGAAG CCTGCTGCCAAATCTTTTGGGAAATCACCAACTGACCGACATTTGTCTCTCCAAGAGAGGAAAGAGGCGCTGTACAATTTCGCAAGACG GCGCTACATTGAAAAACACGGATTGGATCAAGAGGATAGCCACTGA